One genomic region from Amycolatopsis sp. FBCC-B4732 encodes:
- a CDS encoding alpha/beta fold hydrolase codes for MSRVRAGELDVHVQRLAAEAPLDGDAPLVVCVHGLLTDSLASYYFTLGPALAARGLDVLMYDLRGHGRTTRPASGYRLEEFVDDLVAVLDACGATRPVHVVGNSFGSSVAFGLAAARPDRVASVIAIEGEPPTEAWTRHMADGLADAKTRLAIDEVIGWIAENHGAHTARLSKAAHRILETTTIAEDVPRSATIAADLSAVRCPVFAIFGGDSGLAAQVPDFEANLDRCRCAVLPDQGHSVLVERTAEVIDLVFEWVRDTSRAPARAR; via the coding sequence GTGAGCCGCGTCCGGGCGGGCGAGCTGGACGTGCACGTCCAGCGGCTCGCGGCCGAAGCACCGCTCGACGGGGACGCGCCGCTCGTGGTGTGCGTCCACGGCCTGCTCACCGACAGCCTGGCCAGCTACTACTTCACGCTCGGCCCGGCCCTTGCCGCGCGCGGGCTCGACGTGCTGATGTACGACCTGCGGGGGCACGGCCGCACCACGCGCCCCGCGTCGGGGTACCGGCTGGAGGAGTTCGTCGACGACCTCGTCGCGGTCCTCGACGCCTGCGGGGCGACCCGGCCGGTGCACGTCGTCGGCAACTCCTTCGGATCGTCGGTGGCGTTCGGCCTGGCCGCCGCCCGCCCGGACCGGGTCGCGAGCGTCATCGCGATCGAGGGCGAACCGCCGACCGAGGCGTGGACGCGGCACATGGCCGACGGCCTCGCCGACGCCAAGACCCGGCTGGCCATCGACGAGGTCATCGGCTGGATCGCGGAGAACCACGGCGCGCACACCGCGCGGCTGTCGAAGGCCGCGCACCGGATCCTGGAGACCACCACCATCGCCGAGGACGTCCCGCGCAGCGCGACCATCGCGGCGGACCTCTCGGCCGTGCGCTGCCCGGTGTTCGCGATCTTCGGCGGCGACTCGGGCCTCGCCGCCCAGGTCCCGGACTTCGAAGCGAACCTGGACCGCTGCCGGTGCGCCGTGCTGCCCGACCAGGGCCACTCGGTGCTCGTGGAGCGGACCGCCGAAGTGATCGACCTGGTCTTCGAGTGGGTCCGCGACACCTCGCGCGCGCCGGCCCGGGCGCGGTAG
- a CDS encoding acyl carrier protein: MSIETTATDEAAVLAQLAGMLRELLEEYGLDDTEITMDTTFHDDLELESVDLVALSGQLREHYGDRVNFATFIAERDLDEIIALTVGELVRYTVASLRATA; encoded by the coding sequence ATGAGCATCGAGACCACCGCAACGGACGAGGCCGCCGTCCTCGCGCAGCTGGCCGGGATGCTGCGGGAGCTGCTCGAGGAGTACGGCCTCGACGACACCGAGATCACCATGGACACGACCTTCCACGACGACCTCGAACTGGAGAGCGTCGACCTGGTGGCGCTGTCCGGGCAGCTGCGCGAGCACTACGGCGACCGCGTCAACTTCGCGACCTTCATCGCCGAGCGCGACCTGGACGAGATCATCGCGCTGACCGTCGGCGAGCTCGTCCGCTACACCGTCGCCTCGCTGCGGGCCACCGCGTGA
- a CDS encoding GNAT family N-acetyltransferase, whose protein sequence is MTVSVCAPRDVPALVASAAALFAEDGGRRDPFMDTGWPAREGDAYYASLVEDPACLCLLAAGGHLIGRLRPPDPLRPTAVRAVLESMRVAPEHRRSGAGAELVAAFLGWARENGANDVTVAAYAANHGALEFYRAQGFEPFEVVLRHRNGWLSTVDPAH, encoded by the coding sequence ATGACTGTTTCCGTGTGCGCTCCGAGAGACGTCCCGGCGCTCGTGGCGTCGGCCGCGGCCCTGTTCGCCGAGGACGGCGGCCGCCGTGATCCGTTCATGGACACCGGCTGGCCCGCCCGCGAAGGCGACGCCTACTACGCGAGCCTCGTCGAAGACCCGGCCTGCCTGTGCCTGCTCGCCGCGGGCGGGCACCTGATCGGGCGGCTGCGGCCACCGGACCCGCTGCGCCCCACCGCGGTCCGCGCGGTGCTCGAAAGCATGCGGGTCGCCCCGGAGCACCGCCGGTCCGGCGCCGGTGCCGAGCTGGTCGCCGCTTTCCTCGGCTGGGCAAGGGAGAATGGCGCGAACGACGTCACCGTCGCGGCCTACGCGGCCAACCACGGTGCGCTGGAGTTCTACCGGGCACAGGGCTTCGAGCCGTTCGAAGTGGTGCTGCGTCACCGGAACGGGTGGCTATCCACAGTGGACCCCGCGCACTAG
- a CDS encoding glycosyltransferase, with translation MARFLFVVPPLVGHVNPAAGVAAELTAHGHEVAWAGHDELLWQLAGPDAVVFSCAVPAELPERPPDLKGPAALRFLWQDFLVPLAEAMAPGVATALDAFEPHVVVADQQALAGGLLAEAHGLPWVTSATTSAELVDPLAGMPKVADWVGGLLDGLRARIAGGRGTADPRFSPHGVLAFTTRELLGTAALPPRVRLVGPALGTRPSTSDFPWEWLDPLRPAVLVSLGTANTGAGAGFLAATAEAFAGMPVRAVIADPGGVLGAVPPNVLVRPSVPQLPLLPRVDAVLCHAGHNTVCEALWHGLPLVVAPIRDDQPIVAAQVVAAGAGIRLRFGRADRDRIASALEEVLTEPSYRRAAEAVAASFHAAGGSAAAAGHLEQLALESLLPKT, from the coding sequence GTGGCGCGGTTCCTGTTCGTCGTCCCGCCGCTGGTCGGGCACGTCAACCCGGCGGCGGGCGTGGCGGCCGAGCTCACCGCGCACGGCCACGAAGTCGCCTGGGCGGGCCACGACGAGCTGCTGTGGCAGCTGGCCGGCCCGGACGCGGTCGTGTTCTCGTGCGCGGTGCCCGCCGAGCTGCCGGAGCGCCCGCCGGACCTCAAGGGGCCCGCCGCGCTGCGGTTCCTCTGGCAGGACTTCCTCGTCCCGCTCGCCGAGGCGATGGCGCCCGGCGTGGCCACCGCCCTCGACGCGTTCGAGCCGCACGTCGTCGTCGCCGACCAGCAGGCGCTCGCCGGCGGGCTGCTCGCCGAAGCCCACGGCCTGCCGTGGGTCACCTCGGCGACGACGTCGGCCGAGCTGGTCGACCCGCTCGCCGGCATGCCGAAGGTCGCGGACTGGGTCGGCGGGCTGCTCGACGGCCTGCGCGCCCGGATCGCCGGCGGCCGCGGCACGGCCGACCCCCGGTTCTCCCCGCACGGCGTGCTCGCCTTCACCACCCGCGAGCTGCTGGGCACGGCCGCGCTGCCGCCGCGGGTCCGGCTGGTCGGGCCGGCCCTCGGCACCCGGCCGTCCACAAGCGACTTCCCGTGGGAGTGGCTCGACCCGCTCCGCCCGGCCGTGCTCGTCTCCCTGGGCACCGCGAACACCGGCGCGGGCGCGGGATTCCTGGCCGCGACGGCCGAAGCGTTCGCCGGGATGCCGGTCCGCGCGGTGATCGCCGACCCGGGCGGCGTGCTCGGCGCGGTGCCGCCGAACGTCCTCGTGCGGCCCTCGGTCCCGCAGCTGCCGCTGCTGCCGCGGGTGGACGCGGTGCTGTGCCACGCCGGGCACAACACGGTGTGCGAAGCGCTGTGGCACGGCCTGCCGCTGGTGGTCGCCCCGATCCGCGACGACCAGCCGATCGTGGCGGCCCAGGTGGTCGCCGCGGGCGCGGGCATCCGGCTGCGCTTCGGCCGCGCGGACCGCGACCGGATCGCGTCGGCGCTCGAGGAAGTGCTGACGGAGCCGTCCTACCGCCGGGCCGCCGAGGCGGTGGCGGCGTCGTTCCACGCGGCGGGCGGGAGCGCCGCGGCCGCCGGGCACCTGGAACAGCTCGCGCTGGAGAGCCTGCTGCCGAAAACCTGA
- the ligD gene encoding non-homologous end-joining DNA ligase — protein MAQKSAAVELEVGHRTVRVSNPDRVYFPARGETKLDLVNYYLSVGDGIVNALRERPCMLHRFPSGVAGEKVHQKRVPNGAPPWLETVRVDFPRYGRHAYELCVTELAHVAWAVQMSTVEFHPWNSRRADTEKPDEWRIDLDPMPDCGFDRVRRVAHVAHEVLDELGAVGWPKTSGGRGLHVYVRIEPRWGFTDVRRAALAFAREVERRAPDDVTTTWWRKDRDPRLLFVDYNQNARDHTIAAAYSVRGNPEGTVSTPIRWDEIDDVEPGDCTIATVPARFAELGDLHAGIDDAVFSLDPLLEWADRDGVEEPPDPD, from the coding sequence ATGGCGCAGAAGTCGGCGGCGGTGGAGCTCGAAGTCGGGCACCGGACCGTGCGGGTCTCCAACCCGGACCGGGTCTACTTCCCGGCCCGCGGCGAGACGAAGCTCGACCTGGTCAACTACTACCTCTCGGTGGGCGACGGCATCGTCAACGCCCTGCGCGAGCGGCCGTGCATGCTGCACCGCTTCCCGTCCGGCGTCGCGGGGGAGAAGGTGCACCAGAAGCGCGTGCCGAACGGCGCGCCGCCGTGGCTGGAGACCGTGCGCGTCGACTTCCCGCGCTACGGCAGGCACGCCTACGAGCTGTGCGTCACGGAGCTGGCGCACGTCGCCTGGGCCGTGCAGATGTCCACAGTGGAGTTCCACCCGTGGAACTCCCGGCGCGCCGACACCGAAAAGCCGGACGAGTGGCGCATCGACCTGGACCCCATGCCCGACTGCGGGTTCGACCGCGTGCGCCGGGTCGCCCACGTCGCGCACGAGGTCCTCGACGAGCTCGGCGCGGTCGGCTGGCCGAAGACCTCCGGCGGCCGCGGCCTGCACGTCTACGTCCGGATCGAACCCCGCTGGGGCTTCACCGACGTCCGCCGCGCGGCGCTCGCGTTCGCCCGCGAAGTCGAGCGGCGCGCCCCCGACGACGTCACCACGACCTGGTGGCGCAAGGACCGCGACCCGCGGCTGCTCTTCGTCGACTACAACCAGAACGCCCGCGACCACACCATCGCCGCCGCCTACTCGGTGCGCGGCAACCCCGAGGGCACGGTGTCGACGCCGATCCGGTGGGACGAGATCGACGACGTCGAGCCGGGCGACTGCACCATCGCGACCGTCCCGGCCCGCTTCGCCGAGCTGGGCGACCTCCACGCGGGCATCGACGACGCCGTGTTCTCCCTCGACCCCTTGCTGGAGTGGGCCGACCGCGACGGCGTCGAGGAACCACCCGACCCGGACTGA
- a CDS encoding MDR family MFS transporter codes for MTATAEVAHEPAPAPLSKGRVNAVFGAVLLGMLLAALDQTIVGTALPTIVGDLGGAGHLSWVVTSYLLAETIMTVVVGKLGDLFGRKLMFQLSVVVFGIGSFFAGFADSMVWLIVWRAVQGLGGGGLMVTSTALIADVVPLRERGKYQGVLGSVFGVVTVAGPMLGGFFVDHLSWRWAFYVNIPLVVVVLVVASSAMPNARAAVKPVIDYLGILLIGLAATGLTLVTSWGGTQYAWGSPTIVGMAIGSVVLLAAFVFAELRAKEPMLPMRLFRNPVFTVAGIMSFVVGFAMLGALSYLPTYMQYVQGTSATSSGVRLLPMVLALLVASIAAGNAVSKTGRYKIFPLFGAAGMTIGLYLLSRLDTDTGFWEASAYMAVLGLGIGLGMQVLTIAVQNTVDYADLGVATSGVTFLRSIGSSFGAAIFGTVYANQLTPNLATAVASLPPGVDPRALQVPTALHALPDAVSAPVIKAYSDSLHVVFLAAAPVGLVAFALAFFLKEVPLRDTARAAAPDLGDGFAMPEARTDDRELERAVATLFFRERREVAPAIVERAGSDLDEGGIWCLLQVHLRDRRGEPATLKAIGDHFGVPAPVLEPAFNRLELTGHLRYAREGWELTDAGRAEFAKVVAAWHDWLADRLGDWGTTNRAELDAAIGRVAARLLDQSAETRAHGRHALA; via the coding sequence ATGACGGCCACCGCCGAGGTCGCCCACGAGCCGGCGCCCGCGCCGCTGAGCAAGGGGCGGGTCAACGCCGTCTTCGGGGCCGTGCTGCTCGGCATGCTGCTCGCCGCGCTGGACCAGACCATCGTCGGGACCGCGCTGCCCACCATCGTCGGCGACCTCGGCGGCGCCGGGCACCTGTCCTGGGTCGTCACGTCCTACCTGCTCGCCGAAACCATCATGACCGTCGTCGTCGGCAAGCTCGGCGACCTCTTCGGCCGCAAGCTGATGTTCCAGCTGTCCGTGGTCGTGTTCGGCATCGGCTCGTTCTTCGCCGGGTTCGCCGACAGCATGGTGTGGCTGATCGTCTGGCGCGCGGTGCAGGGCCTCGGCGGCGGTGGGCTGATGGTCACCTCGACCGCGCTCATCGCCGACGTCGTCCCGCTGCGCGAGCGCGGCAAGTACCAGGGCGTGCTCGGCTCGGTGTTCGGCGTGGTGACCGTCGCGGGCCCGATGCTCGGCGGCTTCTTCGTCGACCACCTGTCCTGGCGCTGGGCGTTCTACGTCAACATCCCGCTGGTCGTCGTGGTGCTGGTCGTGGCGTCCTCGGCGATGCCGAACGCCCGCGCCGCGGTCAAGCCGGTCATCGACTACCTCGGCATCCTGCTGATCGGCCTCGCCGCGACCGGCCTGACCCTGGTGACGAGCTGGGGCGGCACGCAGTACGCGTGGGGCTCGCCGACGATCGTCGGGATGGCGATCGGCTCGGTGGTGCTGCTCGCCGCGTTCGTCTTCGCCGAACTGCGGGCGAAGGAACCGATGCTGCCGATGCGGCTGTTCCGCAACCCGGTGTTCACCGTCGCCGGGATCATGAGCTTCGTCGTCGGCTTCGCCATGCTCGGCGCGTTGTCCTACCTGCCGACGTACATGCAGTACGTCCAGGGCACGTCGGCGACTTCGTCCGGCGTCCGGCTGCTGCCGATGGTGCTGGCGCTGCTCGTGGCGTCGATCGCCGCCGGCAACGCGGTGAGCAAGACCGGGCGGTACAAGATCTTCCCGCTGTTCGGCGCCGCCGGGATGACGATCGGGCTCTACCTGCTGTCCCGGCTCGACACCGACACGGGCTTCTGGGAGGCGTCGGCGTACATGGCCGTGCTCGGCCTCGGGATCGGGCTGGGCATGCAGGTGCTGACCATCGCGGTGCAGAACACCGTCGACTACGCCGACCTCGGCGTGGCCACCTCGGGCGTCACGTTCCTGCGGTCGATCGGCAGTTCGTTCGGCGCGGCGATCTTCGGCACGGTGTACGCGAACCAGCTGACGCCGAACCTGGCCACGGCGGTGGCGTCGCTGCCCCCGGGCGTCGACCCGCGGGCGCTGCAGGTGCCCACGGCCTTGCACGCGCTGCCGGACGCGGTGTCCGCGCCGGTGATCAAGGCGTACAGCGACTCGTTGCACGTGGTGTTCCTGGCGGCGGCGCCGGTCGGCCTGGTCGCGTTCGCGCTGGCGTTCTTCCTCAAGGAGGTCCCGCTGCGCGACACCGCCCGCGCGGCGGCCCCGGACCTCGGCGACGGCTTCGCGATGCCGGAAGCGCGGACGGACGACCGCGAGCTGGAGCGCGCGGTCGCGACCCTCTTCTTCCGCGAGCGCCGCGAGGTGGCCCCGGCGATCGTCGAGCGCGCCGGCAGCGACCTCGACGAAGGGGGCATCTGGTGCCTCCTGCAGGTCCACCTGCGCGACCGCCGCGGCGAACCGGCGACGCTCAAGGCGATCGGCGACCACTTCGGCGTCCCGGCCCCGGTCCTCGAACCGGCGTTCAACCGCCTGGAGCTGACGGGCCACCTGCGGTACGCGCGTGAGGGGTGGGAGCTGACCGACGCCGGCCGAGCGGAGTTCGCGAAGGTGGTCGCGGCCTGGCACGACTGGCTGGCCGACCGCCTCGGCGACTGGGGCACGACCAACCGCGCCGAGCTGGACGCGGCGATCGGCCGCGTGGCGGCGCGGCTGCTGGACCAGAGCGCGGAGACCCGTGCCCACGGCCGCCACGCACTGGCCTGA